Proteins from a genomic interval of Methanoplanus endosymbiosus:
- a CDS encoding CBS domain-containing protein, translating to MNEKTLVKDVMSRPVTIAKSAPITEALDKMLSEGADPLIVTNNGVVTGTISRKAIAETLGSKKTSSLPPTKIHVVNRADDDFTSVYSDEEAQILIPLLQRYKIVVVLDEEHKPVGKVDSTDLLKVMVPEGSVESLMQNPHSINPGERVVHLRRRMIDEKAAKFVVTEEGNIIGIVTETDVAKSMMEFRESVGEKHQEQQVRNLYVSDIMTSPALTMEITEDVAKAIDLIVGKNISSVPVTKEGKLVGMVSKDSLIVAL from the coding sequence ATGAATGAAAAAACCCTTGTAAAGGATGTAATGTCCAGGCCAGTCACAATAGCAAAATCAGCACCAATAACTGAAGCACTAGACAAAATGTTATCTGAAGGTGCCGATCCACTGATCGTAACCAATAACGGAGTTGTAACAGGTACAATCTCAAGAAAGGCAATTGCAGAGACTCTCGGAAGCAAAAAAACCTCTTCCCTGCCGCCAACAAAGATCCATGTTGTAAACCGGGCAGATGATGACTTCACTTCAGTCTATTCTGATGAAGAGGCACAGATTCTCATCCCTCTGCTTCAGAGATACAAGATCGTTGTTGTACTTGATGAAGAGCATAAACCTGTCGGAAAGGTGGATTCAACAGATCTGTTAAAGGTCATGGTTCCTGAAGGTTCAGTTGAGAGCCTGATGCAGAACCCTCACAGCATCAACCCTGGTGAGCGTGTCGTTCACCTCCGCAGGAGAATGATTGATGAGAAAGCTGCAAAGTTCGTTGTAACTGAGGAAGGCAATATCATCGGTATTGTTACTGAGACTGACGTGGCAAAATCCATGATGGAATTCAGAGAATCAGTCGGTGAGAAGCATCAGGAGCAGCAGGTCAGAAATCTTTATGTCAGTGATATAATGACATCACCTGCACTTACGATGGAGATAACCGAAGATGTTGCAAAAGCAATTGATCTTATTGTCGGCAAAAACATCAGCTCGGTTCCGGTAACAAAGGAAGGCAAACTTGTAGGTATGGTCTCTAAGGACAGCCTTATTGTTGCGCTTTAA
- a CDS encoding CBS domain-containing protein: MQKNHKNQNNIILKDIATKDVITVSPTMSIIGAVEIMTKKGFRRLPVADSGTGKIIGIVTAGDILNFIGGGEKFNLVSGKHKGNLIAALNDNVREIMTTRLITLKENAKVNEVVGTIVVKKCGGLPIISDTSVVVGIVTERDILRTLSCEDNYTSVSEIMTPNPYVTSPDALMTDVAKEMIARRFRRLPVVSDDVLFGIITAMDIMKYIGKGDLFKGMVTGNISDLMSVPVRDLINGELYTTTPDKPICEVAKEMISRNVGALPVIEDSHLVGVITEFDLVKALTKE; encoded by the coding sequence ATGCAAAAAAATCATAAAAATCAGAACAATATAATTTTAAAGGATATTGCAACGAAAGATGTCATCACGGTCTCACCGACGATGAGCATCATAGGTGCAGTTGAGATAATGACAAAAAAAGGTTTCAGGCGTCTGCCTGTTGCTGATTCAGGTACTGGAAAGATCATAGGTATTGTGACAGCAGGGGACATCCTGAACTTTATAGGAGGCGGAGAGAAGTTTAATCTCGTTTCCGGCAAGCACAAAGGGAATCTTATAGCCGCATTAAACGATAATGTACGGGAGATAATGACGACCCGCCTCATTACCCTGAAGGAAAATGCGAAGGTCAATGAGGTTGTCGGAACCATTGTGGTTAAGAAATGCGGCGGCCTTCCCATTATCTCTGATACCAGTGTAGTTGTCGGAATTGTTACTGAGAGGGATATATTAAGGACACTATCGTGTGAAGACAATTATACGTCTGTCTCTGAGATTATGACTCCTAACCCCTATGTCACAAGCCCTGATGCGCTTATGACTGATGTCGCAAAAGAGATGATTGCCCGCAGATTCAGACGTCTGCCTGTAGTCAGTGATGATGTTTTATTTGGAATCATTACTGCGATGGATATTATGAAATACATCGGAAAAGGTGATCTGTTTAAAGGAATGGTGACAGGTAATATATCTGATCTTATGTCAGTGCCGGTCAGGGATCTAATCAATGGTGAACTCTACACAACAACCCCCGATAAACCAATATGTGAGGTTGCAAAGGAGATGATCAGCAGAAATGTAGGTGCACTTCCGGTAATTGAGGATTCTCATCTGGTTGGTGTAATTACAGAGTTTGATCTTGTCAAAGCCCTGACAAAAGAATAA
- a CDS encoding CBS domain-containing protein, with protein MDANHFKIDVPVKEVMRYNPATIGAEATVPKAAAKMCKKGVGSCIVLQNNVPKGIVTEEDINCKVVAKDRKPGDVYVSEIMSTPLITIDIDKTVGEATHMMVKNKVRRLPVVDKSKVVGIVTVRDIISVSNEMNEIMSDLIKVNHNYEDSNGSATSGVCDNCNLMSDDLVFVDGRMLCSVCRISDDTD; from the coding sequence ATGGACGCAAATCACTTCAAAATAGATGTTCCTGTAAAGGAGGTCATGAGGTACAATCCGGCCACAATCGGCGCTGAAGCTACCGTTCCAAAAGCGGCCGCAAAGATGTGCAAGAAAGGAGTGGGAAGTTGTATAGTACTGCAGAATAATGTGCCTAAGGGCATTGTTACCGAGGAGGATATTAACTGTAAAGTAGTAGCTAAAGATCGCAAACCCGGAGATGTTTATGTAAGTGAAATTATGAGTACACCTTTAATTACCATTGACATTGACAAAACCGTCGGTGAAGCAACTCACATGATGGTGAAAAATAAAGTAAGAAGGCTTCCTGTAGTGGACAAATCCAAGGTTGTCGGCATCGTAACAGTCAGGGATATTATTTCGGTCTCCAATGAGATGAACGAGATAATGTCTGATCTCATAAAAGTCAATCATAACTATGAGGATTCAAACGGTTCTGCAACATCGGGAGTCTGTGACAACTGCAACCTTATGTCAGATGATCTCGTCTTCGTTGACGGCAGAATGCTCTGTTCGGTCTGCAGGATAAGCGACGATACGGATTAG
- a CDS encoding Era-like GTP-binding protein, with amino-acid sequence MSFFIRTKKKLKKIISRLFKKKQMRIGIYGPPNAGKTTLSNRIVRDWTGDAVGPVSEIPHETRRARRKEGVTIADEKGNAITIDIVDTPGVTTKIDYKEFLEYGIESEEAVVRAREATEGVAEAMHWLREDIEGVIYMLDSTQDPFMQVNIMLIGIIESRGLPVIIVANKNDLPDASSTRIKSAFPQHPVISISGLEGNNVEELYEKMIDFFG; translated from the coding sequence ATGAGCTTCTTCATCAGGACAAAAAAGAAATTAAAGAAAATAATTTCCAGATTATTTAAGAAAAAACAGATGCGTATAGGCATTTACGGGCCTCCCAATGCAGGAAAGACAACACTCTCCAACCGTATTGTCAGAGACTGGACAGGGGATGCAGTAGGGCCTGTAAGTGAAATACCACACGAAACACGCCGTGCCAGAAGAAAAGAGGGAGTCACAATTGCGGATGAAAAGGGCAATGCAATAACAATTGATATTGTTGATACACCCGGAGTAACGACCAAGATTGACTACAAGGAATTCCTTGAATACGGCATTGAGTCTGAAGAGGCAGTCGTCAGGGCACGTGAGGCAACCGAGGGGGTTGCTGAGGCTATGCACTGGTTAAGGGAGGATATTGAGGGTGTTATATACATGCTCGACTCAACTCAGGACCCTTTCATGCAGGTCAATATCATGCTTATCGGTATTATTGAGAGCAGGGGGCTGCCAGTAATAATTGTCGCCAATAAAAATGATCTGCCGGATGCATCCTCCACAAGAATAAAAAGCGCTTTCCCGCAGCACCCTGTAATTTCAATCTCAGGGCTTGAAGGCAATAATGTGGAAGAGCTGTACGAGAAAATGATCGATTTCTTCGGGTGA
- a CDS encoding DUF2073 domain-containing protein, which yields MIQGVQIDLISSERLENLTSLEKIRMILEKVIDGNVIVLEKGLTPDEQSLLIETTMREIKPDGFAGIEMETYSSESGTHQKSGGLFSGLFGKKDHTSGRMTVIGPANQMKTLKKDKNLISAWVSSR from the coding sequence ATGATTCAGGGAGTCCAGATAGATTTAATTTCTTCAGAACGTCTTGAGAATCTCACATCACTTGAAAAAATAAGGATGATTCTTGAAAAGGTTATCGATGGAAATGTTATCGTTCTTGAAAAAGGGCTTACGCCCGACGAGCAGAGTTTACTGATAGAGACAACTATGCGTGAGATAAAGCCGGACGGTTTTGCAGGAATTGAAATGGAGACTTATTCCAGTGAATCGGGTACACATCAGAAGAGCGGAGGGCTTTTCAGTGGACTTTTCGGGAAAAAAGATCACACTTCAGGCAGAATGACAGTAATCGGTCCTGCAAACCAGATGAAGACTCTGAAGAAGGACAAAAACCTTATAAGCGCCTGGGTATCATCCAGATAA
- a CDS encoding Zn-ribbon domain-containing protein has protein sequence MPHKCTQCGREFKDGSTEILNGCPSCGGKKFLYINPENLHRDVLEEKSIEEIAAETGQEIIEIKEPEEKRNTDSKDSVENENRKNRKKIELYDRVESIRVLNPGTYELNLEKLASSDGMVMKMGTDGKYVVDIMSMSKSKKKKKK, from the coding sequence ATGCCTCATAAATGCACACAATGCGGAAGAGAATTTAAGGACGGCTCAACTGAAATCCTTAATGGGTGCCCAAGCTGCGGCGGCAAAAAATTCCTTTACATAAATCCTGAAAACCTTCACCGGGATGTTTTGGAAGAGAAGAGTATAGAAGAAATTGCTGCCGAGACAGGTCAGGAGATCATTGAGATCAAAGAGCCGGAAGAGAAGAGAAATACAGATAGTAAAGACAGCGTAGAGAATGAGAACAGGAAGAACAGAAAGAAGATTGAACTCTACGACCGTGTTGAGAGCATCCGTGTGTTAAATCCGGGAACATATGAGCTGAATCTTGAAAAACTCGCCTCAAGCGATGGTATGGTCATGAAGATGGGAACGGATGGCAAATATGTTGTCGATATAATGTCAATGTCCAAATCCAAAAAGAAGAAGAAGAAGTGA
- a CDS encoding PKD domain-containing protein has product MYYREEAAASETIGFVLLVAVFVVIAGFIGITMVTDSGDDQAPAVVISTGAYYDGDQLKLVLRNDGGDFLEKDKLQIIVEGEDVTDQFVNNDGSSDWGEWDTGGEIYLDVSEKPDDIQIVSYQNYEEPSVIYLLGSDAGKPIEVVTEIPTPVPTDVPGNPPVADFTATPLSGGAPLIVNFTDSSSNEPSSWQWDFGDGATSSEQNPTHIYSSFGTFTVTLTATNAHGDGTKTKSGYITVLPSQSCEVSGLTGYYYRSNDFTGNPVLRTDQVIRFADQEAIDRYGYVSDIADWPNPIIGRDDDFSVIYEGYLMIDKEADYTFYLTSDDGSRLWIDNTGDGDTPVVDNWDDHSPEEKSGNRHLTVGFHPLKIKMYEKKVHAVLQLEWESSDFDRIFVDSFCVDECCRPLNAGFTADPILGLAPLNVSFTDTSTGSVTGWSWDFGDGTTSTVQNPVHIFTDPGSYTVNLTVTDIYGESESHSEDIIVSAVPVCTRPGLTGYYFDNRNFEGTPVERSDERLRFADPNGVSWRGYGTDITGWPEGIIGQTEQFSVIYDGYLIIEEAGDYTFYLTSDDGSYLWIDNTDDADPPLIDNGGYHIPEEKSATTYLAAGCHPVKVKMFENNGMAVLHLEWSSSAIARTYDIPLCQDDACQSGPAPAAWWTFDEASGSTAIDSSGNDNDGSIQGTYSRMAGACGDALYFDGVTTYISVPDSATLDASDKVTLCAWIYPELPINKSGIWDEYRNTISVLDKGDNGDGNYEFFMKKTDTVSRFTFESVNERLDHLTGVPYEYNRWQHLACVVDTGAGTGTVYIDGASVGTFDTPSSLVPNDEPVYIGMQKISGGYPDWATFNFKGKLDEVMLYTTALTAGQVQEIYGKCTPVPAPVADFSADTTTGSAPLTVTFTDLSTNAPDTWFWDFGDGTVSIEENPQHKYTLNGVYNVSLRAGNAGGYDTEVKTSFITVTGLPSPAGWWKFDEGSGGTATDSSGNDNDGSIKGTYSRVDGACGDGLYFDGTSTYVLVPNDDTLDAPDYLSYAAWLMPEPPVIPDDMDVTKFLNFTSLICKGSQDEDNYELFIRNLNGGTELSFETEYGGYKEYSTTGFGYEYGQWQHVAFVADTDTGVAKLYINGESAGTVTSSLPDSFDTNDDALTIGMQQMYSPYLFRYKGVMDEVMLYTIALTDDQVREIYDTCTPPPAPVADFTADTTSGNAPLTVTFTDSSTNSPASWLWDFGDGETSTEENPSHTYSSAGTYDVTLTVTGTGGQSTKTYADMITVNPTSSDIHDVVFISDNSKDATLKKDYYLEFTVEDTGDQYIIPTISIENTDNGKTIVDGYILESGDIVRFELSKDIRDGSVFISGTSLWQDGFNITDVDVYVNGNSIGKEGLPKPYVPKFSGLKSTLVLETKNKVGWTQLSYDGETIIFDYDGREVTLNGLTQSEGSGVFNLRLIKNSDSYFDGGISSYSLDK; this is encoded by the coding sequence ATGTATTACCGGGAAGAAGCAGCGGCTTCAGAAACTATTGGATTTGTATTGCTTGTAGCTGTTTTTGTTGTTATTGCAGGATTTATTGGAATAACGATGGTTACAGATTCCGGCGATGATCAGGCACCTGCGGTTGTGATAAGTACTGGTGCTTATTATGATGGTGATCAGCTGAAACTGGTTCTGAGAAATGATGGCGGAGATTTCCTTGAGAAAGATAAATTACAGATCATTGTTGAAGGAGAGGATGTTACTGATCAGTTTGTAAATAATGATGGTTCTTCAGACTGGGGTGAATGGGATACCGGAGGAGAAATTTATCTGGATGTTTCTGAAAAACCGGACGATATACAGATTGTCAGTTATCAGAATTATGAAGAACCCAGTGTCATTTATCTTTTGGGATCTGATGCAGGTAAGCCGATTGAAGTAGTTACAGAAATTCCAACTCCGGTACCAACTGATGTACCGGGTAATCCTCCTGTGGCAGACTTTACAGCAACCCCGCTCTCCGGAGGTGCACCACTGATTGTTAACTTTACAGATTCATCATCAAATGAACCATCGTCCTGGCAGTGGGATTTCGGTGACGGTGCAACATCATCAGAACAGAACCCAACACATATTTACTCATCGTTTGGGACATTTACAGTAACTCTTACTGCCACCAATGCTCATGGTGACGGGACAAAGACAAAATCCGGGTACATTACGGTTCTGCCTTCACAGTCGTGTGAAGTTTCGGGACTTACCGGATATTATTACAGGAGCAATGATTTCACCGGAAATCCGGTATTAAGAACTGATCAGGTGATAAGATTTGCAGATCAGGAAGCCATAGACCGTTATGGTTATGTAAGCGATATTGCAGACTGGCCAAATCCTATAATTGGCAGGGATGATGATTTCAGTGTAATCTATGAAGGTTACCTGATGATCGACAAAGAGGCAGATTATACATTCTATCTTACATCAGATGATGGTTCAAGGCTCTGGATTGACAATACGGGTGACGGGGATACTCCGGTTGTTGACAACTGGGATGATCATTCCCCTGAAGAAAAATCCGGTAACAGACACCTGACAGTTGGTTTCCATCCCCTGAAGATTAAAATGTATGAGAAAAAAGTTCATGCAGTGCTTCAGCTTGAGTGGGAATCAAGTGACTTTGACAGGATATTTGTTGATTCATTCTGTGTGGATGAATGCTGCAGGCCGTTAAATGCCGGATTTACAGCAGACCCTATCTTAGGTTTGGCTCCGCTGAATGTAAGCTTCACAGATACCTCGACAGGCTCAGTTACCGGATGGTCCTGGGACTTTGGTGACGGGACAACATCAACTGTGCAGAACCCTGTTCATATATTCACAGATCCGGGCAGTTATACCGTAAACCTGACAGTTACAGATATATATGGTGAATCAGAATCCCACTCTGAAGATATTATCGTGAGTGCTGTGCCGGTATGCACAAGGCCGGGACTGACAGGTTATTATTTCGATAACCGGAACTTTGAAGGGACACCTGTTGAAAGATCGGATGAAAGACTCAGATTTGCTGATCCGAACGGAGTTTCATGGCGTGGATATGGAACTGATATAACCGGCTGGCCTGAGGGAATTATAGGTCAGACTGAGCAGTTCAGTGTGATATATGATGGGTACCTGATAATAGAAGAAGCGGGTGATTACACATTCTATCTTACATCTGATGACGGTTCATATCTCTGGATTGATAATACTGACGATGCCGATCCTCCTCTCATAGATAACGGCGGTTACCATATTCCTGAGGAAAAGTCTGCAACAACATATCTGGCGGCAGGTTGCCATCCGGTAAAAGTAAAGATGTTTGAGAATAACGGCATGGCAGTCCTGCACCTTGAATGGTCATCGTCAGCAATTGCAAGAACCTACGATATCCCTCTCTGCCAGGATGATGCGTGTCAGTCAGGGCCTGCACCTGCTGCATGGTGGACATTTGATGAAGCCTCAGGAAGTACAGCCATTGATTCATCCGGCAATGACAATGACGGATCTATACAGGGCACGTACTCTCGCATGGCCGGAGCCTGTGGAGATGCGCTCTACTTTGATGGTGTGACTACCTATATCTCAGTACCTGACAGTGCAACGCTTGATGCGTCTGATAAGGTGACTCTGTGTGCATGGATATATCCTGAACTGCCCATAAATAAATCAGGAATTTGGGATGAATACAGGAATACTATCTCTGTTCTTGACAAAGGAGACAATGGAGACGGCAATTATGAATTCTTCATGAAAAAAACCGATACTGTAAGTCGTTTCACATTTGAATCCGTTAATGAGCGTCTTGATCATCTTACCGGTGTTCCGTATGAATACAACCGCTGGCAGCATCTGGCATGTGTTGTGGATACAGGAGCCGGAACCGGGACAGTATATATTGACGGGGCCAGTGTGGGTACCTTTGACACGCCGTCTTCATTAGTTCCTAATGATGAGCCGGTGTACATAGGTATGCAGAAGATTTCTGGTGGTTATCCTGACTGGGCGACCTTTAACTTCAAAGGGAAACTTGACGAAGTGATGCTCTATACAACGGCTCTTACAGCAGGTCAGGTGCAGGAGATCTATGGTAAATGCACACCTGTGCCTGCTCCTGTTGCAGACTTTTCGGCAGATACAACAACCGGTTCTGCTCCTCTGACAGTAACCTTTACTGACCTCTCCACAAATGCCCCTGACACATGGTTCTGGGACTTTGGTGACGGAACTGTCTCAATTGAAGAGAATCCGCAGCACAAATATACTTTAAACGGAGTGTATAATGTAAGCCTGAGAGCCGGAAATGCGGGTGGCTATGATACAGAAGTTAAGACTTCATTTATCACAGTGACCGGACTTCCGTCACCTGCCGGATGGTGGAAGTTTGATGAAGGTTCAGGAGGCACAGCCACTGATTCCTCCGGCAATGACAATGACGGATCTATTAAGGGTACATATTCCCGTGTGGACGGTGCCTGCGGTGACGGTCTGTATTTTGACGGAACAAGTACCTATGTGCTTGTCCCCAATGACGATACCCTTGATGCACCGGATTATCTCTCATATGCTGCATGGCTTATGCCTGAACCACCGGTAATCCCTGATGATATGGATGTCACTAAGTTCCTGAATTTCACCTCGCTTATATGCAAGGGATCTCAGGATGAGGACAATTATGAATTATTCATAAGAAATCTTAACGGAGGTACAGAGTTATCATTTGAGACAGAATACGGAGGATATAAAGAGTACAGTACAACAGGTTTTGGCTATGAATACGGACAGTGGCAGCATGTTGCCTTTGTTGCTGATACTGACACCGGGGTGGCTAAACTGTATATCAACGGTGAATCTGCCGGAACTGTCACCTCATCCCTGCCGGATTCATTTGACACCAATGACGATGCCCTGACGATAGGTATGCAGCAGATGTACTCTCCGTATCTTTTCAGATACAAAGGTGTGATGGACGAAGTGATGCTCTATACAATTGCCCTTACAGATGACCAGGTCAGAGAGATCTATGATACCTGCACTCCACCGCCTGCTCCTGTTGCAGACTTTACGGCAGATACAACCAGTGGCAATGCACCACTTACAGTAACCTTCACAGACAGTTCAACAAATTCACCAGCTTCATGGCTCTGGGACTTTGGTGACGGTGAGACATCAACGGAAGAGAACCCTTCACATACCTACAGCAGTGCGGGAACTTATGATGTCACACTGACTGTAACGGGAACCGGTGGGCAGTCCACAAAAACATATGCTGATATGATAACTGTAAATCCGACTTCCTCAGATATTCATGATGTAGTCTTTATTTCTGATAACAGCAAGGATGCTACCCTTAAGAAGGATTATTACCTTGAGTTCACTGTGGAAGATACAGGCGATCAGTATATCATACCTACAATAAGTATTGAAAACACAGATAACGGGAAGACCATAGTTGATGGTTATATTCTTGAATCCGGGGATATTGTCAGGTTTGAGCTTTCAAAAGACATAAGAGACGGAAGTGTTTTCATCTCCGGAACAAGCCTCTGGCAGGATGGTTTTAACATTACTGATGTGGATGTCTATGTAAACGGCAATTCTATCGGGAAAGAGGGTCTCCCAAAGCCCTATGTCCCGAAATTCAGCGGTCTAAAGAGCACACTTGTTCTGGAAACCAAAAATAAGGTGGGATGGACACAGTTGTCATACGATGGAGAAACCATAATATTCGACTATGATGGCAGAGAGGTAACTCTTAACGGACTTACACAGTCTGAAGGTTCAGGGGTGTTTAATCTCAGACTGATCAAAAACAGTGATTCTTATTTCGATGGTGGAATCAGCAGTTATTCTCTGGATAAATAA
- a CDS encoding type IV pilin N-terminal domain-containing protein, whose protein sequence is MIKKCPEPVSDEGVSEVIGAILLVSLSVIGIAVISVMLFSSAPSEVVPVVDILAGKSGTGEFYLYNNGGDSLKSGEYRVLVDLNDGNGYVPGDFSAPSGGTWSPGDGIKYVGPGMPIGTKIVYIGGDTETLLSSSPVLYSNQTVANVSVIGDIGTSTGGDDINITESPIEITNDEDELAVEFEVRMNEPVLNVTIDKSVFVADRVDIVYYDYDHTGDGGAKDAIAQTMDTTDNVDYQAVISGLQVLLSTSDLPANVSLSIIGYNETEGTTYMTNGMFLVSRNNK, encoded by the coding sequence ATGATAAAAAAATGTCCGGAACCGGTCTCTGATGAGGGCGTAAGTGAAGTAATCGGGGCGATACTACTTGTATCTCTCTCGGTAATAGGGATTGCAGTAATATCAGTAATGCTTTTTTCATCGGCACCATCTGAAGTGGTACCTGTAGTTGATATTTTGGCAGGTAAATCCGGAACCGGTGAATTTTACCTTTATAATAACGGGGGTGACTCCCTTAAGTCTGGAGAATACAGGGTTTTGGTTGATCTTAATGACGGTAATGGATATGTGCCGGGTGATTTTTCAGCACCCTCCGGCGGGACGTGGTCTCCGGGTGATGGCATAAAATATGTAGGTCCGGGAATGCCCATTGGTACAAAGATTGTCTATATCGGCGGTGATACTGAGACTCTGCTGTCGTCATCGCCTGTATTATATTCCAATCAGACGGTTGCGAATGTATCAGTAATTGGTGATATTGGAACCTCAACGGGTGGTGATGATATAAATATTACTGAGTCTCCAATTGAAATAACAAATGATGAAGACGAACTTGCAGTTGAATTTGAGGTCCGAATGAATGAGCCTGTTCTTAATGTTACAATCGATAAGTCAGTATTTGTTGCGGATCGTGTTGATATTGTGTATTATGATTATGACCATACCGGTGATGGTGGTGCAAAGGATGCAATTGCTCAGACCATGGATACCACAGACAATGTGGATTATCAGGCTGTGATTAGCGGATTACAGGTACTATTGTCAACTAGTGATCTGCCCGCAAATGTATCCCTTTCTATTATTGGCTATAATGAGACGGAAGGGACGACTTACATGACCAATGGTATGTTTTTGGTTTCAAGGAACAATAAATAA
- the lysS gene encoding lysine--tRNA ligase: MQKQGDNSTDKIQIHWADVIASKVDATVPHRIATGITPSGPIHIGNMREVLTGDIVYKAMTDRGIDAELIYNADDFDPLRKVYPFLPESYTEYIGMPICDIPCPCGKHESYADHFLEPFLKSLEELDVKPKVLKSSELYRTGKYTEQVKTVLGKSTEIKEILERVSGRTLPDSWVPFYPICKGCRKISNAEILEHIPEKNLVKYKCECGHVDYCDYSKGEGKLVWRVDWPMRWSALGVTVEPFGKDHSAAGGSYDTGKEIVEKIFGGSAPFPIQYEWISLKGKGAMASSTGVAISIESMLEIVPPDVLRYLIVRTKPEKAISFDPGMGLLTLIDEYARLSDKGEGREYELSAISDVATDIPFKHLVTVVQIAQDNDAIFDILKRSGYDVKNRDAVLRRAERAKIWVGKYAPDMVKFTVRKELPEEVLSFSAADIDALTLLIEKYAALKEWKAEFLHNAIYDLGNETGANPKDIFTCIYMAILGQKRGPRAGWFIEALGQDFVMKRLLETVNAGAQ; this comes from the coding sequence ATGCAGAAACAAGGTGACAATTCAACAGATAAAATACAGATACACTGGGCAGATGTGATTGCATCAAAGGTTGATGCAACCGTCCCGCACAGAATTGCAACGGGCATCACCCCGTCCGGGCCTATACACATAGGAAATATGCGCGAGGTGCTCACCGGAGATATAGTATATAAGGCAATGACTGACAGGGGAATTGATGCCGAACTTATATACAATGCAGACGATTTTGACCCTCTAAGGAAGGTCTATCCTTTCCTCCCGGAAAGTTATACAGAATATATCGGAATGCCAATATGTGACATACCATGCCCCTGCGGAAAGCATGAGAGTTACGCAGACCATTTCCTCGAACCATTCCTGAAATCACTTGAGGAACTTGATGTAAAGCCAAAAGTTCTGAAATCAAGTGAATTATACAGAACAGGAAAATATACAGAACAGGTAAAGACTGTCCTTGGAAAGAGCACTGAAATTAAGGAAATTCTTGAGCGCGTATCCGGCAGGACGCTTCCGGACTCATGGGTGCCATTCTACCCAATATGCAAAGGGTGCAGAAAAATAAGCAATGCAGAGATCCTTGAGCATATTCCGGAGAAGAACCTTGTCAAATATAAATGTGAATGCGGACACGTTGACTACTGCGACTACTCCAAAGGCGAGGGAAAACTTGTATGGCGTGTTGACTGGCCGATGAGATGGTCAGCACTCGGAGTAACCGTTGAACCGTTCGGAAAGGATCACTCCGCAGCCGGAGGTTCATATGACACCGGAAAAGAGATTGTAGAGAAGATCTTTGGCGGCAGTGCACCTTTCCCAATCCAGTATGAATGGATCAGCCTTAAGGGTAAGGGCGCAATGGCATCATCAACAGGCGTTGCAATATCAATAGAGTCAATGCTTGAGATAGTGCCGCCCGATGTGCTAAGGTACCTGATAGTCAGAACAAAACCTGAAAAGGCAATCAGCTTTGATCCGGGAATGGGACTTCTGACACTTATAGATGAATATGCAAGATTATCCGATAAGGGAGAAGGACGCGAATATGAACTATCCGCAATATCAGATGTGGCAACCGACATACCGTTCAAGCACCTTGTAACAGTCGTGCAGATTGCACAGGATAACGATGCAATATTTGATATACTGAAGAGAAGCGGATATGATGTCAAAAACCGGGATGCTGTCCTTAGAAGAGCAGAGAGGGCAAAGATCTGGGTTGGAAAATACGCACCTGACATGGTAAAATTCACAGTAAGAAAAGAGCTTCCTGAAGAAGTACTCTCATTCAGTGCGGCAGACATTGATGCACTGACCCTGCTTATTGAAAAATACGCAGCACTGAAGGAATGGAAAGCCGAATTCCTCCATAATGCAATATACGATCTCGGCAATGAAACAGGTGCAAACCCGAAAGATATCTTCACATGCATTTACATGGCAATTCTCGGACAGAAGAGAGGCCCGCGTGCAGGATGGTTTATTGAGGCACTCGGACAGGATTTCGTTATGAAAAGGCTTCTTGAGACGGTGAATGCAGGTGCTCAGTAA